One region of Thalassophryne amazonica chromosome 16, fThaAma1.1, whole genome shotgun sequence genomic DNA includes:
- the LOC117528764 gene encoding globoside alpha-1,3-N-acetylgalactosaminyltransferase 1-like: MVLLDLSSAFDTVDHTIMVNRLRDLVKQWLNGNSLQLNSEKTETLVVAPDDAIPGIKQQLGDLGSTAAELIREIPHHHLVSPDNLTYKQPSILSGRTDVVTVTPWLAPVVWEGTFYPDLLDSIYKPQNLTVAATVFAVGKYTMFLKDFLETAEQHFFVGFNVHIYVFTDRPEEVPKVEMAAGRRLTVRLVPSSKRWQEISARRMEIIQTLIEVELQDVMDYIFCLDVDSKFRGRWGTESLGDLVAIIHPGYYYTDRGHFPYERRPESTAFLAPNEGDFYYCGGAFGGILEQVRLLTKTCRANFEADTLKGIEAAWQEESHLNRYMWINKPTKLLSPEYLWQDFAPRRRELKIIRFSGVVKNYAAIRPNV; encoded by the exons ATGGTTCTCTTAGacctgtcctctgcctttgacacGGTCGACCACACCATCATGGTCAATAGGCTGCGTGATCTG GTGAAGCAGTGGCTGAATGGAAATAGCCTTCAATTGAACTCCGAGAAAACTGAGACACTTGTTGTTGCCCCTGATGATGCCATTCCTGGCATCAAGCAGCAGTTGGGTGACTTGGGCTC AACTGCTGCTGAACTCATCAGAGAGATTCCACACCACCATCTAGTGTCTCCTGACAA CTTGACCTACAAACAGCCCAGCATTCTGAGTGG TCGTACAGATGTGGTGACGGTCACGCCATGGTTGGCTCCTGTGGTGTGGGAGGGAACCTTTTACCCAGATCTGCTGGACAGCATCTACAAACCCCAAAACCTGACGGTGGCCGCCACGGTCTTCGCTGTGGGgaa GTACACCATGTTCCTGAAAGACTTCCTGGAAACTGCGGAGCAGCACTTTTTTGTTGGTTTCAATGTGCACATCTATGTGTTCACCGATCGGCCTGAAGAAGTGCCCAAAGTAGAAATGGCTGCAGGCAGAagg tTGACGGTGCGTTTGGTGCCCAGTTCCAAACGTTGGCAGGAGATCAGTGCTCGCCGGATGGAGATCATCCAGACGCTGATAGAGGTGGAGCTTCAGGATGTCATGGACTACATCTTCTGTTTGGATGTTGACTCAAAGTTCCGCGGGCGCTGGGGCACAGAGTCGCTGGGTGATCTGGTTGCCATCATTCATCCAG GATACTATTACACTGACCGCGGCCACTTCCCCTATGAACGGCGTCCTGAGTCCACGGCCTTCCTGGCACCTAACGAAGGTGATTTCTACTACTGTGGCGGTGCTTTCGGGGGCATTCTGGAGCAGgttcgcctcctcacaaagacctGCCGTGCCAACTTTGAGGCTGATACCTTGAAAGGCATTGAGGCAGCTTGGCAGGAAGAAAGtcacctgaacag gtacATGTGGATCAACAAACCCACAAAGCTTCTGTCACCAGAGTACCTTTGGCAAGACTTTGCTCCCAGAAGGCGTGAGCTAAAGATCATCCGCTTCTCTGGAGTCGTCAAGAACTACGCTGCAATCCGACCCAACGTCTGA